The following proteins come from a genomic window of Thiothrix winogradskyi:
- the dapF gene encoding diaminopimelate epimerase — translation MAGGELHFTKMQGLGNDFVVLDGINQRVNLSTTQIKHIADRHFGVGCDQLLLVEAYAGEDAEFRYRIFNADGGEVEQCGNGARCFARFVYDQGLTRHTTIPVMTASGRIVLYIQADGHVTVNMGVPVLAPAQIPFVSARQQTLYTVDAAGESLALAAVSMGNPHAVLQVADVDNAPVATLGALLESHPAFPKRVNVGFMQVVARDHIRLRVFERGCGETLACGTGACAAVVAGRLQGLLAEHVSVSLPGGELRIQWQGEGQPVAMTGPAVTVFKGTLNL, via the coding sequence ATGGCAGGCGGCGAGCTTCATTTCACCAAAATGCAGGGTTTAGGCAATGACTTTGTGGTGCTGGATGGGATTAATCAGCGGGTAAACTTGAGTACCACACAAATTAAACACATCGCTGACCGCCATTTCGGGGTTGGGTGTGATCAATTATTGCTGGTAGAAGCCTACGCGGGCGAAGATGCGGAATTCCGTTACCGTATTTTCAATGCTGATGGCGGTGAGGTGGAACAATGCGGTAATGGGGCGCGTTGTTTTGCGCGTTTCGTGTATGATCAAGGTTTGACTCGCCATACCACTATCCCGGTCATGACTGCCAGCGGGCGCATTGTGTTATACATTCAAGCCGATGGACACGTAACGGTGAACATGGGTGTGCCGGTATTAGCACCTGCACAAATACCGTTCGTTTCCGCTCGGCAGCAAACACTTTATACTGTGGACGCGGCTGGTGAAAGCCTTGCGTTAGCGGCTGTATCAATGGGCAATCCCCATGCTGTGCTGCAAGTGGCAGATGTGGATAACGCCCCCGTCGCAACCTTAGGTGCCTTGTTGGAAAGCCACCCCGCCTTTCCCAAGCGGGTCAATGTCGGTTTTATGCAAGTGGTGGCGCGTGACCACATCCGTTTACGGGTGTTCGAGCGCGGGTGTGGCGAAACACTGGCTTGTGGAACCGGGGCGTGCGCCGCCGTGGTTGCCGGGCGCTTGCAGGGCTTGTTGGCTGAGCACGTTAGCGTCAGCTTACCCGGTGGCGAGTTACGGATTCAGTGGCAAGGTGAAGGACAGCCGGTAGCGATGACCGGCCCGGCAGTAACGGTATTCAAGGGAACTCTTAACCTATGA
- a CDS encoding RNA-binding domain-containing protein has product MDINTKLQTLLELSAENEVVEFKEAKNGYDFTKLGKYFSALSNEANLKRQKSAWLVFGVNDKRVVVGSQFRLVRKDLDHLKEEIANKTTNRITFIDIHEVSEAGKRVVLFEIPAAPKGIPITFDGHYYGRDGEALSPLNLEEIERIRRQAVLDDWSATLVTKASLDDLDPDAILLARKNFKNKFPDKADEVDAWNDATFLNKAKLTIKGKMTRTALLLLGKDESEHFLLPADPKIRWLLKDSNGNDRDYALFGIPWLLAVDKVFNKIRNIKYRYLQKGTLFPEEVDQYAPYAIREALNNCIAHQDYTLAGRINVVEHDESLTFTNLGSFAPGDVERVVRENAPEEYYRNPFLATAMFNLKMVDTAGGGIRKLFLLQKQRFFPMPDYELTNTRVVLTLTGKVLDLDYANLLAQHGDLSLDEIIALDKVQKKRPLSTTEEKLLKNKRLIEGRKPNFFIAKSIAQTTGQKAFYSNNTAFDKQYYLDLICKAIKEHGSMTRKDIDELLWNKLPDWMNDAQRKTKIGNLLSQLRKSGKIVNHGSYSKPLWLLS; this is encoded by the coding sequence ATGGACATCAATACGAAACTGCAAACCCTGCTGGAATTATCCGCCGAAAACGAGGTGGTTGAATTCAAGGAAGCTAAAAATGGCTACGACTTCACCAAGTTGGGGAAATATTTTTCTGCCCTGAGCAATGAAGCCAACCTGAAACGCCAAAAATCCGCATGGCTGGTTTTCGGTGTGAACGATAAGCGGGTAGTGGTCGGTTCGCAGTTTCGACTTGTGCGTAAGGATTTGGATCACCTCAAAGAAGAAATCGCCAACAAAACTACCAATCGCATTACCTTCATCGACATCCACGAAGTCAGCGAAGCAGGCAAGCGTGTGGTGTTGTTCGAGATTCCCGCCGCGCCAAAGGGTATCCCCATTACCTTTGACGGGCATTATTACGGGCGTGATGGCGAAGCTCTGTCGCCGTTAAATCTGGAAGAAATCGAGCGCATCCGCCGCCAAGCGGTTCTGGATGATTGGAGTGCGACACTGGTGACGAAAGCCTCACTGGATGATCTTGACCCAGACGCAATCCTGCTTGCCCGTAAAAATTTCAAAAACAAATTCCCTGACAAAGCCGACGAAGTGGATGCTTGGAATGATGCCACGTTCCTCAACAAAGCCAAGTTGACCATCAAAGGAAAAATGACTCGTACAGCGTTGCTGTTACTGGGCAAGGATGAGTCCGAACACTTTTTACTCCCCGCTGACCCGAAAATCCGCTGGCTACTTAAAGACAGCAATGGCAATGACCGTGACTACGCCCTGTTTGGGATTCCGTGGCTGTTAGCGGTGGATAAGGTGTTCAACAAAATCCGCAACATCAAATACCGCTACTTACAGAAAGGCACGCTGTTCCCGGAAGAAGTTGACCAGTACGCGCCGTATGCCATCCGCGAAGCTTTGAACAACTGCATTGCACATCAGGATTACACACTTGCCGGACGCATCAATGTGGTAGAACACGATGAAAGCCTAACCTTCACCAATTTGGGCAGTTTCGCCCCCGGTGATGTTGAGCGGGTGGTACGTGAAAACGCGCCGGAAGAGTATTACCGCAACCCGTTTCTTGCCACGGCGATGTTTAACCTGAAAATGGTCGATACTGCTGGGGGCGGCATCCGCAAATTGTTCCTGCTTCAGAAGCAACGTTTCTTCCCCATGCCCGACTACGAGCTGACCAATACCCGTGTGGTGTTGACCTTGACCGGCAAAGTACTGGATTTGGATTACGCCAACTTGCTGGCACAGCATGGTGATCTCAGCCTTGACGAAATCATCGCGCTCGACAAAGTGCAAAAGAAACGCCCACTCAGTACCACCGAAGAAAAGCTACTCAAAAACAAACGCTTGATCGAAGGGCGCAAACCCAACTTTTTCATCGCCAAATCCATTGCGCAAACCACCGGGCAAAAAGCCTTCTACAGCAACAACACCGCATTCGATAAGCAGTATTACCTCGACCTGATCTGCAAAGCCATCAAAGAACACGGCTCCATGACCCGCAAAGATATTGATGAGTTGCTGTGGAATAAATTACCTGATTGGATGAACGATGCACAGCGTAAGACAAAAATAGGTAACTTGCTATCACAACTCAGAAAATCTGGGAAAATTGTTAATCATGGTTCGTATAGCAAGCCATTATGGCTGCTCTCTTAA
- a CDS encoding DUF6489 family protein: protein MNITVNVDMTPEELRRLMGLPDVQEFNREVMAQMLQKMQAGVEGFDPLTFFKPGVAGNADIFKQWVDLFGKFGGTKS, encoded by the coding sequence ATGAATATCACCGTTAACGTCGACATGACCCCCGAAGAACTGCGCCGCCTCATGGGCTTGCCCGATGTACAGGAATTCAACCGCGAAGTCATGGCACAAATGCTGCAAAAAATGCAGGCAGGCGTGGAAGGTTTCGACCCACTAACGTTCTTCAAGCCGGGTGTCGCAGGCAATGCGGATATATTTAAGCAATGGGTGGATCTATTCGGGAAATTTGGTGGCACGAAAAGCTAA
- the xerC gene encoding tyrosine recombinase XerC, translating into MDAILARYHHHLFSEKRYSPRTVSSYEHDLNDFITWLEQQAGAAEVPSPLTIQTWQVRQWISHLHRKGLSGKSLQRKLSSIRRFYRFLLRENLIENNPVVDVQSPKHARKLPDTLDADTLERLLNIESDDILAVRDRALMELLYSSGLRLAELVGLDLHDVDQRQQQVRVLGKGNKERYIPVGRTALAAVAKWVQQRAMLAAHGEPALFVSKRGTRLHPRSVQFRLNHWRLQQGLEQHVHPHKLRHSFASHVLESSGDLRAVQEMLGHADISTTQIYTHLDFQHLATVYDKAHPRAKKK; encoded by the coding sequence CTGGATGCGATTCTGGCGCGTTATCACCACCATTTGTTCAGTGAGAAACGCTATTCACCGCGCACAGTCAGCAGTTACGAACACGATTTAAACGATTTCATCACATGGCTGGAACAACAGGCAGGTGCGGCTGAAGTACCCTCCCCGCTGACCATCCAAACTTGGCAAGTCCGCCAGTGGATCAGTCACCTACACCGCAAAGGCTTGTCGGGCAAAAGCCTGCAACGCAAGCTGTCTTCGATCCGGCGTTTCTACCGGTTTTTATTGCGCGAAAATCTGATCGAAAATAACCCGGTCGTGGATGTGCAATCGCCGAAACATGCCCGCAAATTGCCCGACACTTTGGATGCCGATACCTTGGAACGGCTGTTGAACATCGAGTCGGACGATATTTTAGCCGTGCGCGATCGTGCTTTGATGGAATTGCTGTATTCCTCTGGGTTACGCTTGGCAGAACTGGTGGGGCTGGATCTTCACGATGTCGATCAACGCCAGCAACAAGTACGCGTGCTCGGCAAAGGCAATAAAGAACGTTACATACCCGTTGGGCGCACGGCATTAGCCGCAGTAGCCAAGTGGGTGCAGCAGCGGGCTATGTTGGCAGCACACGGCGAACCGGCCTTGTTTGTCAGCAAACGCGGCACGCGCTTGCACCCACGCAGTGTGCAATTCCGTCTGAATCACTGGCGCTTGCAACAAGGTTTGGAACAGCACGTCCACCCACACAAATTGCGCCATTCCTTCGCCAGTCATGTATTGGAATCGTCGGGGGATTTACGGGCGGTGCAAGAAATGCTGGGTCATGCTGACATCAGCACCACCCAGATTTACACGCATTTGGATTTTCAGCACCTTGCGACGGTGTATGATAAGGCACACCCACGTGCCAAGAAAAAGTAG
- the bioF gene encoding 8-amino-7-oxononanoate synthase yields MPDDPKFTKIRSELDLRRSRHLYRSTRVADSPQQPQRHIDGKPLLTFCSNDYLGLANHPDVIHAFQQAANTYGVGSGAAHLVNGHSRPHQQLEEALAAFTGRERALLFSTGYMTNLGVVNALLTGRNDLVYADRLNHASLVDAALLSGAKLIRYPHNDTTSLGKRLMAQDAESPTQLILTDGVFSMDGDVAPLAKLASMARHHDAWLMVDDAHGFGVLGNTGAGLVEAAGLSQDDVPILMGTLGKALGTAGAFVAGSHDLIEYLMQTARTWIYTTAQPPAVAAATLVSLQLVQTESWRRDHLRTLIQQFRSGAAQLGLPLMPSDTAIQPIVVGSSEQALAMSRKLEERGILVTAIRPPTVPLETARLRVTLSAAHTTEDVERLLAALGKF; encoded by the coding sequence ATGCCTGACGATCCCAAATTTACCAAAATCCGCTCAGAACTCGATCTACGCCGTTCCCGGCATCTTTACCGCAGTACCCGCGTCGCCGATTCCCCGCAACAACCCCAGCGCCATATTGACGGCAAACCCTTATTGACGTTTTGCAGCAATGATTACCTTGGGCTGGCCAATCACCCTGATGTTATCCATGCATTCCAGCAAGCCGCGAATACTTACGGTGTCGGCAGTGGTGCGGCGCACTTGGTGAATGGGCATTCCCGCCCGCATCAACAGCTTGAAGAGGCGTTAGCGGCGTTCACGGGGCGGGAACGTGCTTTGCTATTTTCCACTGGCTATATGACCAATCTGGGCGTAGTCAACGCGCTCCTGACCGGGCGTAATGACCTGGTGTATGCCGACCGTTTGAACCATGCCTCGCTGGTCGATGCGGCGTTGTTATCCGGTGCAAAGCTGATCCGTTACCCGCACAATGACACCACCAGCCTCGGCAAACGCCTGATGGCGCAAGACGCTGAGTCACCCACCCAACTGATTCTCACCGATGGCGTCTTCAGCATGGATGGCGATGTTGCCCCACTTGCCAAACTTGCCTCGATGGCACGGCATCATGACGCTTGGCTGATGGTGGATGATGCCCACGGGTTTGGCGTATTGGGCAATACTGGCGCGGGTTTGGTGGAAGCCGCCGGGTTGAGTCAAGACGACGTACCCATTCTCATGGGAACCTTAGGCAAAGCACTGGGGACAGCAGGCGCATTTGTCGCGGGTAGTCACGACTTGATCGAATACCTGATGCAAACCGCCCGCACTTGGATTTACACCACCGCACAACCGCCTGCGGTTGCCGCTGCCACTTTAGTCAGCTTGCAACTGGTGCAAACCGAAAGCTGGCGACGCGACCATTTGCGCACCCTGATTCAGCAGTTTCGCAGCGGTGCGGCACAACTGGGTTTGCCGTTAATGCCGTCTGATACCGCGATTCAGCCGATTGTGGTGGGCAGCAGCGAGCAGGCGTTAGCAATGAGTCGCAAGCTGGAGGAACGGGGGATTCTGGTGACAGCCATCCGCCCGCCCACCGTGCCGTTAGAAACCGCACGGTTGCGGGTTACATTGTCGGCGGCGCACACGACCGAAGATGTGGAACGTTTGCTGGCTGCGCTGGGGAAGTTTTAG
- a CDS encoding sulfurtransferase TusA family protein: MSDFKQELDARGLNCPLPILRTKKAINGLASGEILKVIATDPGSVKDMEAFCKQTGNAMISSSESGGDYTFMIKKA; this comes from the coding sequence ATGTCTGATTTTAAACAAGAACTTGACGCTCGCGGCTTAAATTGCCCACTGCCCATTCTGCGCACTAAAAAAGCCATTAACGGCTTGGCTTCTGGCGAAATCCTGAAGGTCATCGCTACTGACCCAGGCTCTGTCAAAGATATGGAAGCTTTTTGCAAGCAAACTGGCAATGCAATGATTAGCAGCAGCGAATCTGGCGGCGACTACACTTTCATGATTAAGAAAGCGTAA
- a CDS encoding DUF484 family protein has protein sequence MKTADGQGDQGISAEQVAAWLRQHPNFFREHEDVLDGLSIPHLHTGGAVSLLERLVQRQRDQYRELQERQSDMLKAARDSEHVIARLHHLALELMTCDSLDDVVGTCNNMLRGDFKADNVVLRLIGHGRTRDGLHFIDPDDKYLKQLSTLFRKRQPVCGRLRPRQQIFLFGDEGASIKSAVLIPLFEAREIGVLALGSENEARFYPGMGTLFIGQLGGLVARALARYLEPPLHTVEMGS, from the coding sequence ATGAAAACAGCAGATGGACAGGGTGATCAGGGCATCAGCGCCGAGCAGGTAGCAGCTTGGTTGCGCCAGCACCCCAATTTTTTTCGTGAACATGAAGACGTGCTGGATGGTTTAAGCATTCCACATTTGCATACCGGCGGGGCAGTGTCGCTGCTGGAACGTTTGGTGCAACGCCAGCGTGACCAGTACCGTGAATTGCAGGAACGTCAAAGCGACATGCTGAAAGCGGCGCGTGACAGTGAGCACGTGATTGCCCGCTTGCATCATTTGGCGCTGGAATTGATGACCTGTGACAGCCTCGATGATGTGGTGGGAACCTGTAACAATATGCTGCGCGGTGACTTTAAAGCCGACAATGTGGTGTTACGCTTGATCGGGCATGGGCGCACGCGGGATGGTCTCCACTTCATTGACCCCGATGATAAATACCTCAAGCAACTCTCCACCCTGTTCCGCAAACGCCAGCCAGTGTGTGGACGTTTACGCCCGCGCCAGCAAATATTTTTGTTTGGCGACGAGGGGGCATCCATTAAATCAGCGGTGTTGATTCCCTTATTTGAAGCGCGTGAAATCGGAGTGCTGGCACTGGGCAGCGAAAACGAAGCCCGTTTTTACCCCGGCATGGGCACATTATTCATTGGGCAACTCGGCGGGCTGGTAGCACGTGCGTTAGCGCGTTATCTGGAACCGCCCTTGCATACCGTTGAGATGGGGTCTTAG